A single window of Eucalyptus grandis isolate ANBG69807.140 chromosome 1, ASM1654582v1, whole genome shotgun sequence DNA harbors:
- the LOC104439057 gene encoding transcription factor TFIIIB component B'' homolog isoform X4: MSPTIKLMPMLIIETSLCLQILVTPVRWIQQRCQKTTAILPSRDINGTRDSDHPASNYIESIGASASDAAQPHIHSSFCEKETQDMAIDGRGAASVSGDSCIDKDRSETEGTKTSPDVQPTEGSCERITASGIGRSEREYILETELQSGEGKRTFCITNSEVEPGNLPQDLVLCETHLDQGSAPASIPDDIFDYSSVMLEGSTFGNPTFHEPSHSDTLISTNTVDVSDVPPDSSDHHIETWAASDIRLIQDKSCMSNTVSEGNMSSRQLRKRPTPSQLVDASDDEAHSDGNNSAEAHSHSPSNGDEPYEGDEYRPRNSSQKRNTPRKPERPLAKKQREERKKEANKASEKSTGEPRKKFSHSTRRGKRCVDKVLLQTPEDEIDYRKLPIKDLILLAEHKERLTVKKAKPSKLNSSNQSSDKSTQGDASHKEGESFPSEQGNEASSSAEPAPLFFNYQSFMEKTPRTRWSKQDTELFYKGIRQFGTDLSMIKELFPKLTRQQIKLKFKKEERQNRLGLSEALASRAKDHSHFELVIERLQAAARAGKESSIDVSASMTAEEEDGESSPESNEEAEKPAEKLEKDEEIGDEDGKGDAEVHNSLKSDESDDDLFNCLGSYNSEF, from the exons ATGAGTCCCACAATAAAGTTGATGCCGATGCTGATCATAGAAACAAGTTTGTGTCTGCAGATATTAGTGACACCAGTCAGGTGGATACAACAGCGCTGTCAGAAAACAACAGCCATTCTTCCTTCAAGGGACATAAATGGAACAAGAGATTCAGATCATCCAGCTTCTAATTACATTGAATCAATCGGAGCCAGTGCAAGTGATGCTGCACAACCTCACATCCATTCTAGTTTCTGTGAAAAGGAGACCCAAGACATGGCAATTGATGGGCGAGGTGCTGCTTCTGTTAGTGGGGATTCTTGTATTGACAAGGACAGGTCAGAAACAGAG GGAACAAAGACTTCTCCTGATGTGCAACCTACAGAAGGTTCGTGTGAGAGAATCACTGCATCAGGCATTG GAAGGTCTGAGAGAGAATATATATTGGAGACTGAATTACAAAGTGGAGAAGGGAAACGTACTTTTTGCATCACTAATTCAGAAGTTGAGCCTGGTAATCTGCCCCAGGATCTAGTTCTGTGTGAAACCCATCTTGATCAAGGCTCAGCTCCTGCCTCCATACCTGATGATATTTTCGATTACTCATCCGTTATGCTGGAAGGTAGTACTTTCGGAAATCCAACCTTTCATGAACCATCACACTCAGATACACTCATCTCAACAAATACGGTGGATGTTTCTGATGTGCCTCCTGATTCG AGTGACCACCATATAGAAACTTGGGCTGCGTCAGATATTCGTTTGATCCAAGATAAATCCTGTATGTCTAATACCGTGAGTGAAGGGAACATGTCATCAAGGCAGTTGAGAAAGCGTCCTACTCCAAGCCAACTTGTTGATGCATCTGATGACGAGGCTCACTCTGATGGCAACAACTCAGCTGAAGCTCATTCTCATAGTCCCTCCAATGGAGATGAACCATATGAAGGCGATGAATATAGGCCACGGAATTCCTCTCAGAAGAGAAATACTCCAAGAAAGCCAGAAAGACCGTTGGCtaagaaacagagagaagaaagaaagaaagaggccAATAAAGCATCTGAAAAAAGTACTGGAGAACCTCGCAAGAAATTCTCTCACTCTACTCGACGTGGCAAAAGATGTG TGGATAAGGTTCTGCTTCAAACCCCGGAGGATGAAATTGACTATCGAAAGTTGCCCATTAAGGATCTAATTCTTCTTGCAGAACATAAGGAGCGTTTAAcg gtcaaaaagGCAAAACCATCAAAACTTAATTCAAGCAATCAGAG CTCTGACAAATCAACTCAAGGAGATGCTTCTCATAAGGAAGGTGAGAGTTTTCCTTCTGAGCAAGGAAACGAAGCCAGCAGTAGTGCTGAACCAGCTCCTCTATTTTTCAATTACCAGTCTTTCATGGAGAAAACACCTCGCACTAGGTGGTCAAAGCAAGACACTGAATTGTTTTATAAG GGTATAAGGCAATTTGGAACGGATCTCTCAATGATTAAGGAACTCTTCCCCAAATTGACACGCCAGCAAATAAAGttgaaatttaagaaagaaGAACGTCAAAATCGGTTAGGGCTTTCTGAAGCTTTGGCCAGCCGTGCAAAAG ATCATTCTCATTTTGAATTGGTGATTGAGCGTCTCCAAGCTGCTGCCCGAGCAGGGAAAGAGTCAAGTATAGATGTTTCGGCAAGCATGACAGCTGAGGAAGAGGATGGGGAGTCATCACCTGAATCCAAT GAGGAAGCAGAAAAGCCTGCAGAAAAGCTAGAGAAAGATGAGGAAATAGGAGATGAAGATGGTAAAGGTGATGCTGAGGTTCATAATTCTTTGAAGTCTGATGAAAGCGATGATGACCTTTTCAATTGCTTGGGTTCTTACAACAGTGAATTTTAA
- the LOC104439057 gene encoding uncharacterized protein LOC104439057 isoform X1: protein MVPRSSESSQLAVDHMGLVNTSSELVQLDVGTSDALPSDVVVPNQNVEDSFVFEEFNGEMDAGMDDDLISDILPQPLATSAILPSRDINGTRDSDHPASNYIESIGASASDAAQPHIHSSFCEKETQDMAIDGRGAASVSGDSCIDKDRSETEGTKTSPDVQPTEGSCERITASGIGRSEREYILETELQSGEGKRTFCITNSEVEPGNLPQDLVLCETHLDQGSAPASIPDDIFDYSSVMLEGSTFGNPTFHEPSHSDTLISTNTVDVSDVPPDSSDHHIETWAASDIRLIQDKSCMSNTVSEGNMSSRQLRKRPTPSQLVDASDDEAHSDGNNSAEAHSHSPSNGDEPYEGDEYRPRNSSQKRNTPRKPERPLAKKQREERKKEANKASEKSTGEPRKKFSHSTRRGKRCVDKVLLQTPEDEIDYRKLPIKDLILLAEHKERLTVKKAKPSKLNSSNQSSDKSTQGDASHKEGESFPSEQGNEASSSAEPAPLFFNYQSFMEKTPRTRWSKQDTELFYKGIRQFGTDLSMIKELFPKLTRQQIKLKFKKEERQNRLGLSEALASRAKDHSHFELVIERLQAAARAGKESSIDVSASMTAEEEDGESSPESNEEAEKPAEKLEKDEEIGDEDGKGDAEVHNSLKSDESDDDLFNCLGSYNSEF from the exons ATGGTGCCTAGGAGCAGTGAAAGTTCACAACTGGCAGTGGACCACATGGGACTGGTGAATACTTCATCTGAACTTGTTCAACTGGATGTTGGTACCTCAGATGCCCTACCTTCTGATGTGGTCGTGCCAAATCAAAATGTTGAggattcttttgtctttgaagaatttaatgGAGAG ATGGATGCAGGGATGGATGATGATCTCATTAGCGATATACTCCCCCAGCCACTTGCAACCAGTG CCATTCTTCCTTCAAGGGACATAAATGGAACAAGAGATTCAGATCATCCAGCTTCTAATTACATTGAATCAATCGGAGCCAGTGCAAGTGATGCTGCACAACCTCACATCCATTCTAGTTTCTGTGAAAAGGAGACCCAAGACATGGCAATTGATGGGCGAGGTGCTGCTTCTGTTAGTGGGGATTCTTGTATTGACAAGGACAGGTCAGAAACAGAG GGAACAAAGACTTCTCCTGATGTGCAACCTACAGAAGGTTCGTGTGAGAGAATCACTGCATCAGGCATTG GAAGGTCTGAGAGAGAATATATATTGGAGACTGAATTACAAAGTGGAGAAGGGAAACGTACTTTTTGCATCACTAATTCAGAAGTTGAGCCTGGTAATCTGCCCCAGGATCTAGTTCTGTGTGAAACCCATCTTGATCAAGGCTCAGCTCCTGCCTCCATACCTGATGATATTTTCGATTACTCATCCGTTATGCTGGAAGGTAGTACTTTCGGAAATCCAACCTTTCATGAACCATCACACTCAGATACACTCATCTCAACAAATACGGTGGATGTTTCTGATGTGCCTCCTGATTCG AGTGACCACCATATAGAAACTTGGGCTGCGTCAGATATTCGTTTGATCCAAGATAAATCCTGTATGTCTAATACCGTGAGTGAAGGGAACATGTCATCAAGGCAGTTGAGAAAGCGTCCTACTCCAAGCCAACTTGTTGATGCATCTGATGACGAGGCTCACTCTGATGGCAACAACTCAGCTGAAGCTCATTCTCATAGTCCCTCCAATGGAGATGAACCATATGAAGGCGATGAATATAGGCCACGGAATTCCTCTCAGAAGAGAAATACTCCAAGAAAGCCAGAAAGACCGTTGGCtaagaaacagagagaagaaagaaagaaagaggccAATAAAGCATCTGAAAAAAGTACTGGAGAACCTCGCAAGAAATTCTCTCACTCTACTCGACGTGGCAAAAGATGTG TGGATAAGGTTCTGCTTCAAACCCCGGAGGATGAAATTGACTATCGAAAGTTGCCCATTAAGGATCTAATTCTTCTTGCAGAACATAAGGAGCGTTTAAcg gtcaaaaagGCAAAACCATCAAAACTTAATTCAAGCAATCAGAG CTCTGACAAATCAACTCAAGGAGATGCTTCTCATAAGGAAGGTGAGAGTTTTCCTTCTGAGCAAGGAAACGAAGCCAGCAGTAGTGCTGAACCAGCTCCTCTATTTTTCAATTACCAGTCTTTCATGGAGAAAACACCTCGCACTAGGTGGTCAAAGCAAGACACTGAATTGTTTTATAAG GGTATAAGGCAATTTGGAACGGATCTCTCAATGATTAAGGAACTCTTCCCCAAATTGACACGCCAGCAAATAAAGttgaaatttaagaaagaaGAACGTCAAAATCGGTTAGGGCTTTCTGAAGCTTTGGCCAGCCGTGCAAAAG ATCATTCTCATTTTGAATTGGTGATTGAGCGTCTCCAAGCTGCTGCCCGAGCAGGGAAAGAGTCAAGTATAGATGTTTCGGCAAGCATGACAGCTGAGGAAGAGGATGGGGAGTCATCACCTGAATCCAAT GAGGAAGCAGAAAAGCCTGCAGAAAAGCTAGAGAAAGATGAGGAAATAGGAGATGAAGATGGTAAAGGTGATGCTGAGGTTCATAATTCTTTGAAGTCTGATGAAAGCGATGATGACCTTTTCAATTGCTTGGGTTCTTACAACAGTGAATTTTAA
- the LOC104439057 gene encoding transcription factor TFIIIB component B'' homolog isoform X2 has protein sequence MVPRSSESSQLAVDHMGLVNTSSELVQLDVGTSDALPSDVVVPNQNVEDSFVFEEFNGEMDAGMDDDLISDILPQPLATSAILPSRDINGTRDSDHPASNYIESIGASASDAAQPHIHSSFCEKETQDMAIDGRGAASVSGDSCIDKDRSETEGTKTSPDVQPTEGRSEREYILETELQSGEGKRTFCITNSEVEPGNLPQDLVLCETHLDQGSAPASIPDDIFDYSSVMLEGSTFGNPTFHEPSHSDTLISTNTVDVSDVPPDSSDHHIETWAASDIRLIQDKSCMSNTVSEGNMSSRQLRKRPTPSQLVDASDDEAHSDGNNSAEAHSHSPSNGDEPYEGDEYRPRNSSQKRNTPRKPERPLAKKQREERKKEANKASEKSTGEPRKKFSHSTRRGKRCVDKVLLQTPEDEIDYRKLPIKDLILLAEHKERLTVKKAKPSKLNSSNQSSDKSTQGDASHKEGESFPSEQGNEASSSAEPAPLFFNYQSFMEKTPRTRWSKQDTELFYKGIRQFGTDLSMIKELFPKLTRQQIKLKFKKEERQNRLGLSEALASRAKDHSHFELVIERLQAAARAGKESSIDVSASMTAEEEDGESSPESNEEAEKPAEKLEKDEEIGDEDGKGDAEVHNSLKSDESDDDLFNCLGSYNSEF, from the exons ATGGTGCCTAGGAGCAGTGAAAGTTCACAACTGGCAGTGGACCACATGGGACTGGTGAATACTTCATCTGAACTTGTTCAACTGGATGTTGGTACCTCAGATGCCCTACCTTCTGATGTGGTCGTGCCAAATCAAAATGTTGAggattcttttgtctttgaagaatttaatgGAGAG ATGGATGCAGGGATGGATGATGATCTCATTAGCGATATACTCCCCCAGCCACTTGCAACCAGTG CCATTCTTCCTTCAAGGGACATAAATGGAACAAGAGATTCAGATCATCCAGCTTCTAATTACATTGAATCAATCGGAGCCAGTGCAAGTGATGCTGCACAACCTCACATCCATTCTAGTTTCTGTGAAAAGGAGACCCAAGACATGGCAATTGATGGGCGAGGTGCTGCTTCTGTTAGTGGGGATTCTTGTATTGACAAGGACAGGTCAGAAACAGAG GGAACAAAGACTTCTCCTGATGTGCAACCTACAGAAG GAAGGTCTGAGAGAGAATATATATTGGAGACTGAATTACAAAGTGGAGAAGGGAAACGTACTTTTTGCATCACTAATTCAGAAGTTGAGCCTGGTAATCTGCCCCAGGATCTAGTTCTGTGTGAAACCCATCTTGATCAAGGCTCAGCTCCTGCCTCCATACCTGATGATATTTTCGATTACTCATCCGTTATGCTGGAAGGTAGTACTTTCGGAAATCCAACCTTTCATGAACCATCACACTCAGATACACTCATCTCAACAAATACGGTGGATGTTTCTGATGTGCCTCCTGATTCG AGTGACCACCATATAGAAACTTGGGCTGCGTCAGATATTCGTTTGATCCAAGATAAATCCTGTATGTCTAATACCGTGAGTGAAGGGAACATGTCATCAAGGCAGTTGAGAAAGCGTCCTACTCCAAGCCAACTTGTTGATGCATCTGATGACGAGGCTCACTCTGATGGCAACAACTCAGCTGAAGCTCATTCTCATAGTCCCTCCAATGGAGATGAACCATATGAAGGCGATGAATATAGGCCACGGAATTCCTCTCAGAAGAGAAATACTCCAAGAAAGCCAGAAAGACCGTTGGCtaagaaacagagagaagaaagaaagaaagaggccAATAAAGCATCTGAAAAAAGTACTGGAGAACCTCGCAAGAAATTCTCTCACTCTACTCGACGTGGCAAAAGATGTG TGGATAAGGTTCTGCTTCAAACCCCGGAGGATGAAATTGACTATCGAAAGTTGCCCATTAAGGATCTAATTCTTCTTGCAGAACATAAGGAGCGTTTAAcg gtcaaaaagGCAAAACCATCAAAACTTAATTCAAGCAATCAGAG CTCTGACAAATCAACTCAAGGAGATGCTTCTCATAAGGAAGGTGAGAGTTTTCCTTCTGAGCAAGGAAACGAAGCCAGCAGTAGTGCTGAACCAGCTCCTCTATTTTTCAATTACCAGTCTTTCATGGAGAAAACACCTCGCACTAGGTGGTCAAAGCAAGACACTGAATTGTTTTATAAG GGTATAAGGCAATTTGGAACGGATCTCTCAATGATTAAGGAACTCTTCCCCAAATTGACACGCCAGCAAATAAAGttgaaatttaagaaagaaGAACGTCAAAATCGGTTAGGGCTTTCTGAAGCTTTGGCCAGCCGTGCAAAAG ATCATTCTCATTTTGAATTGGTGATTGAGCGTCTCCAAGCTGCTGCCCGAGCAGGGAAAGAGTCAAGTATAGATGTTTCGGCAAGCATGACAGCTGAGGAAGAGGATGGGGAGTCATCACCTGAATCCAAT GAGGAAGCAGAAAAGCCTGCAGAAAAGCTAGAGAAAGATGAGGAAATAGGAGATGAAGATGGTAAAGGTGATGCTGAGGTTCATAATTCTTTGAAGTCTGATGAAAGCGATGATGACCTTTTCAATTGCTTGGGTTCTTACAACAGTGAATTTTAA
- the LOC104439057 gene encoding transcription factor TFIIIB component B'' homolog isoform X3, with the protein MERWMQGWMMISLAIYSPSHLQPVKTTAILPSRDINGTRDSDHPASNYIESIGASASDAAQPHIHSSFCEKETQDMAIDGRGAASVSGDSCIDKDRSETEGTKTSPDVQPTEGSCERITASGIGRSEREYILETELQSGEGKRTFCITNSEVEPGNLPQDLVLCETHLDQGSAPASIPDDIFDYSSVMLEGSTFGNPTFHEPSHSDTLISTNTVDVSDVPPDSSDHHIETWAASDIRLIQDKSCMSNTVSEGNMSSRQLRKRPTPSQLVDASDDEAHSDGNNSAEAHSHSPSNGDEPYEGDEYRPRNSSQKRNTPRKPERPLAKKQREERKKEANKASEKSTGEPRKKFSHSTRRGKRCVDKVLLQTPEDEIDYRKLPIKDLILLAEHKERLTVKKAKPSKLNSSNQSSDKSTQGDASHKEGESFPSEQGNEASSSAEPAPLFFNYQSFMEKTPRTRWSKQDTELFYKGIRQFGTDLSMIKELFPKLTRQQIKLKFKKEERQNRLGLSEALASRAKDHSHFELVIERLQAAARAGKESSIDVSASMTAEEEDGESSPESNEEAEKPAEKLEKDEEIGDEDGKGDAEVHNSLKSDESDDDLFNCLGSYNSEF; encoded by the exons atgGAGAG ATGGATGCAGGGATGGATGATGATCTCATTAGCGATATACTCCCCCAGCCACTTGCAACCAGTG AAAACAACAGCCATTCTTCCTTCAAGGGACATAAATGGAACAAGAGATTCAGATCATCCAGCTTCTAATTACATTGAATCAATCGGAGCCAGTGCAAGTGATGCTGCACAACCTCACATCCATTCTAGTTTCTGTGAAAAGGAGACCCAAGACATGGCAATTGATGGGCGAGGTGCTGCTTCTGTTAGTGGGGATTCTTGTATTGACAAGGACAGGTCAGAAACAGAG GGAACAAAGACTTCTCCTGATGTGCAACCTACAGAAGGTTCGTGTGAGAGAATCACTGCATCAGGCATTG GAAGGTCTGAGAGAGAATATATATTGGAGACTGAATTACAAAGTGGAGAAGGGAAACGTACTTTTTGCATCACTAATTCAGAAGTTGAGCCTGGTAATCTGCCCCAGGATCTAGTTCTGTGTGAAACCCATCTTGATCAAGGCTCAGCTCCTGCCTCCATACCTGATGATATTTTCGATTACTCATCCGTTATGCTGGAAGGTAGTACTTTCGGAAATCCAACCTTTCATGAACCATCACACTCAGATACACTCATCTCAACAAATACGGTGGATGTTTCTGATGTGCCTCCTGATTCG AGTGACCACCATATAGAAACTTGGGCTGCGTCAGATATTCGTTTGATCCAAGATAAATCCTGTATGTCTAATACCGTGAGTGAAGGGAACATGTCATCAAGGCAGTTGAGAAAGCGTCCTACTCCAAGCCAACTTGTTGATGCATCTGATGACGAGGCTCACTCTGATGGCAACAACTCAGCTGAAGCTCATTCTCATAGTCCCTCCAATGGAGATGAACCATATGAAGGCGATGAATATAGGCCACGGAATTCCTCTCAGAAGAGAAATACTCCAAGAAAGCCAGAAAGACCGTTGGCtaagaaacagagagaagaaagaaagaaagaggccAATAAAGCATCTGAAAAAAGTACTGGAGAACCTCGCAAGAAATTCTCTCACTCTACTCGACGTGGCAAAAGATGTG TGGATAAGGTTCTGCTTCAAACCCCGGAGGATGAAATTGACTATCGAAAGTTGCCCATTAAGGATCTAATTCTTCTTGCAGAACATAAGGAGCGTTTAAcg gtcaaaaagGCAAAACCATCAAAACTTAATTCAAGCAATCAGAG CTCTGACAAATCAACTCAAGGAGATGCTTCTCATAAGGAAGGTGAGAGTTTTCCTTCTGAGCAAGGAAACGAAGCCAGCAGTAGTGCTGAACCAGCTCCTCTATTTTTCAATTACCAGTCTTTCATGGAGAAAACACCTCGCACTAGGTGGTCAAAGCAAGACACTGAATTGTTTTATAAG GGTATAAGGCAATTTGGAACGGATCTCTCAATGATTAAGGAACTCTTCCCCAAATTGACACGCCAGCAAATAAAGttgaaatttaagaaagaaGAACGTCAAAATCGGTTAGGGCTTTCTGAAGCTTTGGCCAGCCGTGCAAAAG ATCATTCTCATTTTGAATTGGTGATTGAGCGTCTCCAAGCTGCTGCCCGAGCAGGGAAAGAGTCAAGTATAGATGTTTCGGCAAGCATGACAGCTGAGGAAGAGGATGGGGAGTCATCACCTGAATCCAAT GAGGAAGCAGAAAAGCCTGCAGAAAAGCTAGAGAAAGATGAGGAAATAGGAGATGAAGATGGTAAAGGTGATGCTGAGGTTCATAATTCTTTGAAGTCTGATGAAAGCGATGATGACCTTTTCAATTGCTTGGGTTCTTACAACAGTGAATTTTAA